A genomic segment from Glycine soja cultivar W05 chromosome 20, ASM419377v2, whole genome shotgun sequence encodes:
- the LOC114402165 gene encoding monocopper oxidase-like protein SKU5, with translation MAAGSAGPQLKHVTCAIVLLPFFVTMTTSADIFLDWHVSADFNLKPVSTDQPVITINGMFPGPLINATTNDNIHVNVFNDLDDPLLFTWNGIQQRLDSWQDGVSGTNCPIQPGKNWTYDFQAKDQIGTFFYFPSINFLKAGGGFGPIRVNNRPLISVPFPKPEAEFDLLIGDWYISSYKDIRSRLNTADVPSPDWMLINGKGPYMNNLSQSYETFNVTQGKTYLLRISNVGTAWSFNFRIQNHQLVLVETEGSYVNQIELESLDVHVGQSYSVLVTANQNAVDYYIVASPKLSNATNNNTLVGVAVLHYDNSTTPANGSLPSGPDPFDLQFSINQAKSIRWNLTTGAARPNPQGMFNVTNVTIIETFILNASTATIDGLSRYSVNNVSYLIPDTPLKLADFFSNGTGVYELDAFSKNTSNANAVRGVFVASALHKGWTEIVLENNLDIIDTWHLDGYSFFVVGMGEGDWNPESRSSYNLYDPVARSTVQVYPGGWSSVYVYPDNPGMWNLRSQNLQSWYLGEELYVRVYDADPNPAKEKPPPQNLLLCGKYQPPTPPPSVSPAPNAPSSNAYAYNPHRTRSLIAMITTAICLFYIDLH, from the exons ATGGCTGCAGGTTCTGCTGGTCCTCAACTGAAACATGTTACATGTGCAATTGTGCTGCTACCATTCTTTGTTACAATGACCACTAGTGCTGATATATTCCTTGATTGGCACGTTTCCGCTGACTTCAATTTAAAGCCTGTGTCCACTGATCAACCG GTAATTACAATCAATGGCATGTTCCCTGGACCCCTTATAAATGCAACAACAAATGATAATATTCATGTCAATGTTTTCAATGATTTGGATGATCCCTTGCTGTTTACAtg GAATGGCATACAGCAAAGGCTAGACTCATGGCAAGATGGAGTGTCTGGCACAAACTGCCCTATCCAACCTGGCAAGAATTGGACTTATGATTTCCAAGCCAAAGACCAGATTGGCACATTCTTCTACTTTCCTTCCATCAATTTCCTTAAGGCTGGTGGAGGGTTTGGTCCAATTCGAGTCAACAATCGACCCTTGATTAGCGTTCCTTTTCCAAAACCTGAGGCAGAGTTTGATCTTCTAATTGGTGACTGGTACATCAGTAGCTACAAG GACATTAGGTCCAGGTTGAATACGGCAGATGTTCCTTCTCCTGATTGGATGCTAATAAACGGAAAAGGACCATATATGAACAATCTTTCTCAATCATATGAGACCTTCAATGTTACACAAG GCAAGACATATTTGCTTAGGATATCAAACGTAGGGACAGCCTGGAGCTTCAATTTCAGGATTCAAAATCATCAACTGGTTTTGGTTGAAACTGAAGGTTCTTATGTCAATCAAATAGAGCTGGAGTCTCTTGATGTTCATGTAGGCCAATCCTACTCAGTTCTTGTCACAGCAAACCAAAATGCTGTTGATTACTACATAGTAGCCTCTCCTAAACTGAGTAATGCCACAAATAATAACACTCTTGTTGGCGTTGCTGTGCTTCATTATGACAACTCTACCACACCGGCTAATGGGTCTCTTCCAAGTGGTCCAGATCCATTTGATCTGCAATTCTCCATCAACCAAGCAAAATCCATTAG GTGGAACCTCACCACTGGAGCTGCAAGGCCTAATCCCCAGGGAATGTTCAATGTAACAAATGTGACAATAATTGAAACTTTCATTCTAAACGCATCAACAGCAACTATTGATGGATTATCTCGCTATTCTGTCAACAATGTGTCTTACTTGATCCCAGATACACCACTGAAACTAGCTGATTTCTTTTCCAATGGAACTGGTGTATATGAACTTGATGCTTTTTCTAAGAACACTTCAAATGCTAACGCCGTGCGTGGAGTTTTCGTAGCTAGTGCATTACATAAAGGGTGGACTGAGATAGTGCTAGAAAACAATTTAGACATCATTGATACTTGGCATTTGGATGGATATAGCTTCTTTGTTGTTGG AATGGGGGAAGGAGATTGGAATCCAGAATCCCGGTCAAGTTATAACCTTTATGATCCTGTTGCTCGCTCCACTGTGCAAGTGTACCCTGGAGGGTGGAGTTCAGTGTATGTGTACCCTGACAACCCTGGAATGTGGAACCTAAGATCACAGAACTTGCAAAGCTGGTATTTAGGTGAAGAGCTCTATGTGAGGGTTTATGATGCTGATCCCAACCCTGCCAAGGAGAAGCCACCTCCACAGAATCTCCTTCTATGTG